A genomic window from Macaca thibetana thibetana isolate TM-01 chromosome 16, ASM2454274v1, whole genome shotgun sequence includes:
- the LOC126938602 gene encoding keratin-associated protein 2-1 encodes MTGSCCGSTFSSLSYGGGCCQPCCYRDPCCCRPVTYQTTVCRPVTCVPRCTRPICEPCRRPVCCDPCSLQEGCCRPITCCPTSCTAVVCRPCCWATTCCQPVSVQSPCCRPPCGQPTPCSTTCRTFSC; translated from the coding sequence atgactggctccTGCTGCGGCTCCACCTTCTCCTCCCTGAGCTACGGGGGAGGCTGCTGCCAGCCCTGCTGCTACCGCGACCCCTGCTGCTGCCGCCCCGTGACCTACCAGACCACCGTGTGCCGCCCCGTGACCTGCGTGCCCCGCTGCACGCGTCCCATCTGCGAGCCCTGCCGCCGCCCGGTGTGCTGCGACCCCTGCTCCCTGCAAGAAGGCTGCTGCCGCCCCATCACCTGCTGCCCCACGTCGTGCACGGCTGTGGTCTGCAGGCCCTGCTGCTGGGCCACCACCTGCTGCCAGCCTGTGTCTGTGCAGTCCCCCTGCTGCCGGCCCCCCTGCGGCCAGCCGACGCCTTGCAGCACCACCTGCAGGACCTTCTCCTGCTGA